A region of Prochlorococcus marinus subsp. pastoris str. CCMP1986 DNA encodes the following proteins:
- the guaA gene encoding glutamine-hydrolyzing GMP synthase, which yields MSKKLLKKERDPSILILDFGSQYSELIARRIREADVFSLVVSNFTSVKEIQDINPKGIILSGGPSSVYEDNAPKCDAKIFDLGIPILGICYGMQLMVKELGGEVTPAINKAEYGRAPINIDCESDLLSNVQDKSIMWMSHGDSINNLPEGFIKISHTENTLHAAISNKQKKLFGVQFHPEVIHSEFGMTVIKNFVYSIAKCKADWTTETFLEETIPRIKQQVGDKRVLLALSGGVDSSTLAFLLNKAIGKKLTCMFIDQGFMRKGEPEFLMEFFDKKFHIKVEYINARERFIDKLNGITDPEEKRKIIGREFIRVFEEESNRLGPFQYLAQGTLYPDVIESAGTNLDPKTGERIAVKIKSHHNVGGLPKDLQFKLVEPLRKLFKDEVRKVGGALGLPDEIIKRHPFPGPGLAIRILGDVSHEKLNCLRDADWIVRDEIKKAGLYNDIWQAFAVLLPVKTVGVMGDKRTYAWPIVLRCVSSEDGMTADWSRIPYETLERISNRIVNEVEQVNRVVFDITSKPPGTIEWE from the coding sequence ATGAGTAAAAAATTACTAAAAAAAGAGAGAGATCCCTCAATATTAATTCTAGATTTTGGATCTCAATATTCTGAATTAATTGCAAGGAGAATAAGAGAAGCAGATGTATTTTCTCTTGTAGTAAGTAACTTTACCTCTGTCAAGGAGATTCAGGATATAAATCCAAAAGGGATTATATTAAGTGGTGGCCCAAGTTCTGTTTATGAAGATAATGCACCTAAATGTGATGCAAAGATTTTTGATTTAGGTATTCCAATTTTGGGTATATGTTATGGAATGCAATTAATGGTTAAAGAATTAGGAGGTGAAGTTACCCCAGCAATTAATAAAGCTGAATATGGCAGAGCACCAATAAATATTGATTGCGAAAGTGATTTGCTATCTAATGTCCAAGATAAATCTATTATGTGGATGAGTCATGGAGATTCTATAAATAACTTGCCTGAAGGATTTATTAAGATTTCTCATACAGAAAATACCCTGCATGCTGCAATATCAAACAAACAAAAGAAATTATTTGGTGTTCAATTTCATCCTGAAGTTATTCATTCAGAATTCGGAATGACGGTTATTAAAAACTTTGTTTATTCTATTGCTAAATGTAAGGCCGATTGGACTACTGAAACTTTTTTAGAGGAAACAATTCCAAGAATTAAGCAACAAGTAGGTGATAAGAGAGTTTTACTTGCTCTTTCTGGCGGCGTAGATTCATCAACCCTCGCTTTTCTTCTCAATAAAGCTATTGGTAAAAAGCTTACTTGTATGTTTATTGATCAAGGCTTTATGAGAAAAGGTGAACCTGAATTTTTAATGGAATTTTTTGATAAAAAATTTCATATAAAAGTTGAATATATTAACGCTAGGGAAAGATTTATTGATAAATTAAATGGAATAACTGACCCAGAAGAAAAACGCAAGATTATTGGTAGAGAATTTATTAGAGTTTTTGAAGAGGAGAGTAATAGATTAGGTCCTTTCCAATATTTGGCTCAAGGTACTCTTTACCCAGACGTTATTGAGAGTGCTGGAACGAATTTAGATCCAAAGACTGGTGAGCGAATTGCAGTAAAAATAAAAAGTCATCATAACGTAGGCGGTTTGCCAAAAGATTTACAATTTAAATTAGTTGAACCATTAAGAAAACTTTTTAAAGATGAAGTAAGAAAGGTTGGAGGTGCTTTAGGATTGCCAGATGAAATCATAAAAAGACATCCATTTCCTGGCCCTGGCTTAGCAATAAGAATTTTAGGTGATGTTTCTCATGAAAAACTAAACTGTTTGAGAGATGCAGACTGGATAGTAAGAGATGAAATAAAAAAAGCAGGTCTTTATAATGATATATGGCAAGCATTTGCAGTTCTTTTACCTGTTAAGACTGTCGGTGTAATGGGAGATAAACGGACTTATGCTTGGCCAATAGTTTTACGATGCGTATCAAGCGAAGATGGGATGACGGCTGATTGGTCGAGAATTCCTTATGAAACCTTAGAGAGAATTTCTAATAGAATCGTTAATGAAGTAGAGCAGGTTAATAGGGTTGTTTTCGATATTACTAGTAAGCCTCCAGGAACAATTGAGTGGGAATAA
- a CDS encoding diflavin flavoprotein has protein sequence MSVINTSSLLENKNLSIFEITENFICIRFLDQNKERFELEFNLEKGTSFNTFLIISYNDFFIIHPPEKEYSKLINEVISNFHDEFKFNKINIITGHVNPKIIETIKLISVQFSNLTLTCSNPGFKLISELWNQKNPNLKTFIERELPVINIVKKELYLELENISLKLIPVPTARWPGGLIIYEENQEILLSEKIFSAHLASEEWSETNRMSTEINRKHFYDCLMAPMSNQIVSIAEKISELDIKTIAPLHGPAIEYSLKSFLNDYIRWGENLSTNNSKIVLIYASAYGNTASIGDALAKGVNRTSVEVESINCEFTSNDELIKSIQNADGYLIGSPTLGGHAPTPIVSALGTLLSEGNRDKPVGIFGSFGWSGEAIDLLETKLKDGGFTFSFDPIRIKFSPNKPKIKELEEIGTHFGRKILKKAKQKIRKSDTGMISSKTDPTLQALGRVLGSLCVLTASKGKDENNVKGAMLASWVSQASFSPPGLSISVAKDRSVESLLQKGDSFALNILSEKDFREPLKRFTKPFSPGEDRFEGLDIELTPNDQVIIPESLAWLDASVKERMECGDHWVIYAEVLHGNILKSDSLTAVHHRKSGANY, from the coding sequence ATGTCAGTAATTAATACAAGTTCACTTTTAGAAAATAAAAACTTATCAATATTTGAAATAACTGAAAATTTTATTTGCATCAGATTTCTTGATCAAAACAAAGAAAGGTTTGAGCTCGAATTTAATCTTGAGAAAGGAACTTCATTTAATACCTTTTTAATCATAAGTTATAATGATTTTTTCATTATTCATCCACCTGAAAAAGAATATTCAAAATTAATTAATGAAGTAATTTCAAATTTTCATGATGAGTTTAAATTCAACAAAATTAACATTATTACTGGTCATGTAAATCCTAAAATTATTGAAACTATAAAGTTAATCAGTGTCCAATTCAGCAACTTAACTCTCACATGTTCGAATCCTGGTTTTAAGCTTATTAGTGAACTTTGGAATCAAAAAAATCCAAATTTAAAAACTTTTATTGAGCGAGAATTACCTGTAATTAACATCGTAAAAAAAGAACTTTATCTAGAACTAGAAAATATTTCATTAAAACTAATTCCTGTACCAACTGCCCGGTGGCCTGGTGGATTAATCATATATGAAGAGAATCAAGAAATACTTTTAAGTGAAAAAATATTTTCTGCACATTTAGCATCTGAAGAATGGTCAGAAACCAACAGAATGAGTACAGAAATTAATAGAAAACATTTTTATGATTGTCTTATGGCACCAATGTCTAATCAAATCGTATCAATAGCTGAAAAAATTTCTGAATTAGACATTAAAACTATTGCTCCACTTCACGGTCCAGCAATTGAGTACAGCTTAAAAAGCTTTTTAAATGACTACATTAGATGGGGAGAAAATCTTTCAACAAACAATTCTAAAATCGTCTTGATATACGCTAGTGCTTATGGCAATACAGCCTCAATAGGTGATGCATTAGCGAAAGGTGTAAATAGAACTTCAGTAGAAGTTGAAAGTATTAATTGTGAATTTACATCTAATGATGAACTTATAAAATCTATTCAAAACGCTGATGGATATCTAATCGGATCGCCAACTTTGGGGGGACACGCCCCAACTCCAATAGTAAGTGCTCTAGGAACTTTGTTATCAGAGGGTAATAGAGATAAACCAGTAGGCATCTTCGGTAGTTTTGGATGGAGCGGAGAAGCAATAGATTTGCTTGAGACAAAATTAAAAGATGGTGGATTTACATTTAGTTTTGATCCAATAAGAATAAAATTTAGTCCTAACAAACCAAAAATTAAAGAACTAGAAGAAATTGGTACTCATTTTGGAAGAAAAATTTTAAAAAAAGCAAAACAAAAAATCAGAAAATCAGATACCGGAATGATATCCAGTAAAACTGATCCAACATTGCAAGCTTTAGGAAGAGTACTTGGTTCACTGTGTGTTCTAACTGCATCAAAAGGGAAAGATGAAAATAATGTAAAAGGAGCTATGCTTGCATCTTGGGTAAGCCAAGCAAGTTTTTCTCCTCCTGGATTGAGTATTTCAGTCGCAAAAGATAGATCAGTGGAATCGCTTCTTCAAAAAGGTGACTCTTTCGCCTTGAATATTCTTAGCGAAAAAGATTTCAGGGAACCTTTAAAAAGGTTTACAAAACCTTTCTCACCAGGGGAAGATCGATTTGAGGGATTAGATATTGAATTAACACCTAATGATCAAGTAATAATTCCTGAGTCATTAGCATGGTTAGATGCTTCTGTAAAAGAAAGAATGGAATGCGGAGATCACTGGGTAATATATGCTGAAGTTTTACACGGCAACATATTAAAATCCGATAGTCTTACTGCTGTTCATCACCGTAAGAGTGGAGCCAACTACTAA
- a CDS encoding diflavin flavoprotein — protein sequence MITSAKTSSSEMNKVEQKLSVQQKVFADDTIAIRSLDWDRSRFDIEFGLRNGTTYNSFIIKGQKIAIIDTSHAKFEKLWFEQLLREVNPEEIDYLITSHTEPDHSGLIGKLLTLNPQIIVVGSKLALKFIEDQIHIPFKSLEVKSGQYLDLGANPTSGVNHNIEFISAPNLHWPDTIFSYDHGTNVLYTCDAFGLHYCSDEFFDNDQKEIYEDFRFYYDCLMGPNARSVLQAIKRIDKLPRLKTIAVGHGPLLHNQVNFWKEKYSEWSSNKSKGNEFVSVCYISDYGYCDRLSQAISHGISKADAQVQLIDLRSSDSQELTGLISESKAVVIPTWPVTSDNELKESLGTLFAALKPKQFTAVYDAFGGNDEPIDSLASKLRELGQKEAFSPLRVKNIPDPIIYQQFEEAGTDLGQLINKKKNIASMKSLDSNLDKALGRLSGGLYVVTASQGEGSTFRQSAMVASWVSQASFSPPGITVAVAKDRAIESYMQVGEGFVVNILREDNYQKMFRHFLKRFAPGADRFADVDVVNNIANGGPVLSDSLAFLDCKVSSRLETPDHWIIYGIVQNGSVSDLSCKTAVHHRKVANHY from the coding sequence ATGATAACTTCTGCAAAAACAAGTTCTTCAGAAATGAATAAAGTTGAGCAAAAATTATCTGTGCAACAGAAAGTTTTTGCAGATGACACAATTGCAATTAGATCTCTCGACTGGGATCGAAGTAGGTTTGATATTGAATTTGGATTAAGAAATGGAACTACTTATAATAGTTTTATCATTAAGGGCCAAAAAATAGCAATAATTGATACAAGCCACGCTAAATTTGAAAAACTATGGTTTGAGCAATTACTTAGAGAAGTAAATCCAGAAGAAATTGATTATTTAATTACAAGTCATACAGAGCCCGACCACTCAGGTTTAATTGGAAAACTCTTAACTCTTAATCCACAAATAATAGTAGTTGGTTCAAAATTAGCGCTTAAATTTATTGAAGATCAAATACATATTCCATTTAAAAGTTTAGAAGTAAAAAGTGGGCAATATTTAGATCTTGGAGCTAACCCTACAAGTGGAGTAAATCATAATATTGAATTTATAAGTGCACCAAATTTACATTGGCCAGATACCATTTTCTCCTACGATCACGGTACAAATGTTTTATATACATGCGATGCTTTTGGATTGCATTATTGCTCTGATGAATTTTTTGATAATGATCAAAAAGAAATTTATGAAGATTTTCGTTTTTATTACGATTGCCTTATGGGCCCCAACGCACGAAGTGTTCTACAAGCTATCAAACGAATAGATAAGTTACCTAGACTTAAAACTATAGCTGTGGGTCATGGGCCATTGCTTCATAATCAAGTAAATTTTTGGAAAGAAAAGTATTCAGAGTGGAGTAGTAACAAGAGTAAAGGCAATGAATTTGTATCTGTATGCTACATCAGTGATTATGGATATTGTGATCGATTAAGTCAAGCTATATCTCACGGCATAAGTAAGGCAGATGCACAGGTTCAATTAATTGATTTAAGATCTTCAGATTCTCAGGAATTAACAGGTTTAATTTCAGAATCTAAAGCCGTAGTAATCCCAACCTGGCCCGTTACGTCTGATAATGAATTAAAAGAGTCTCTTGGCACTCTTTTTGCCGCATTAAAGCCTAAACAATTTACGGCAGTTTACGATGCTTTTGGAGGAAATGATGAACCGATAGACTCATTAGCAAGTAAGTTGAGAGAATTAGGACAAAAAGAAGCCTTTTCACCTCTAAGAGTTAAAAATATTCCAGATCCTATTATCTATCAACAATTTGAAGAAGCTGGAACCGACTTGGGACAATTAATTAATAAGAAGAAAAATATTGCTTCAATGAAAAGCCTTGATTCAAATCTTGATAAAGCTTTAGGGAGATTAAGTGGAGGTTTATATGTAGTTACAGCTAGCCAAGGAGAAGGTTCGACTTTTAGACAAAGCGCAATGGTAGCAAGCTGGGTTAGTCAGGCAAGTTTCAGTCCGCCAGGCATTACAGTTGCAGTAGCAAAAGATAGAGCTATTGAATCTTATATGCAAGTTGGAGAAGGTTTTGTAGTTAATATCTTACGAGAAGATAACTATCAAAAAATGTTTAGACATTTTTTAAAAAGATTTGCACCTGGGGCAGATAGATTTGCTGATGTAGATGTAGTAAACAATATCGCAAATGGTGGACCAGTACTTTCTGATTCTCTCGCATTTTTAGATTGTAAAGTAAGTTCACGATTAGAGACTCCAGATCATTGGATTATTTACGGTATAGTTCAAAATGGAAGCGTTTCTGATTTATCCTGTAAAACAGCCGTTCATCATAGGAAAGTTGCTAATCACTACTAA
- a CDS encoding PD-(D/E)XK nuclease family protein, protein MDETIKLSRSTVEKYLNCPRCCVLDKKHKIKPPSLPFTLNIAVDNLCKNEFDYYRERQESHPLFIEHNIDAVPFKHKDIDIWRSNFKGIRYKSNEHNYDFGGAVDDVWQKKNGELIIVDVKATSRNNFDWFETFNKYDYAKAYKRQLEMYQWLFRKNGFKVANEAYLLYFNGKKNEKFFNNQLKFDVHFIKLDCSSAWVEGKVIETVKLLRSNLFPSPSFKCEYCNYLKKRWQLSKN, encoded by the coding sequence ATGGATGAAACCATTAAATTAAGTAGATCTACTGTTGAAAAATATCTTAATTGCCCTAGATGTTGCGTTCTTGATAAAAAGCATAAAATAAAACCTCCATCATTACCATTTACTTTAAATATTGCTGTAGATAATTTATGTAAAAATGAGTTTGATTATTATCGTGAAAGACAGGAATCTCATCCTTTATTTATTGAGCATAATATCGATGCTGTACCTTTTAAACATAAAGATATAGATATTTGGAGAAGCAATTTTAAAGGAATAAGATATAAATCTAATGAACACAATTATGATTTTGGTGGTGCGGTCGATGATGTCTGGCAAAAAAAGAATGGAGAGTTAATTATTGTTGATGTAAAAGCAACATCAAGAAATAATTTTGATTGGTTTGAAACTTTCAATAAATATGATTATGCAAAAGCATATAAAAGACAATTAGAAATGTATCAGTGGTTATTTAGAAAAAATGGTTTCAAAGTTGCAAATGAAGCCTATCTTCTTTATTTTAATGGGAAAAAGAATGAGAAATTTTTTAATAATCAGTTAAAGTTTGATGTGCATTTTATTAAGTTAGATTGTTCTTCAGCATGGGTAGAAGGCAAAGTTATTGAAACAGTAAAACTTCTCAGATCTAATTTGTTTCCTTCACCATCTTTTAAATGTGAATATTGTAATTATTTAAAAAAGCGTTGGCAGTTGTCAAAAAATTAA
- the mrdA gene encoding penicillin-binding protein 2, which yields MKNSNFNNKFPSFNRQPFVFYLITTFTFLLILIRLIFLQLLNHETYKKMSDENRIRLISTQPIRGRILDKNGLILADSRFKYSLIIKPQYVSKKAWQKYKSKISKLFNISSDSLQKKYSDGLKNKNFSITLLDDLKVDQVIKFKENENILNGLEISTKMIRNYPYKTVASHVIGYTQPITDSEFNILSKKGYKFNDLIGRTGIEFVYEDHIRGEWGGEMIEVNSSGTFTKSLGIKPSKQGKDLELTIDLNLQLIAEEVLKDKNGGAIIVMDPRDGAIRAMASKPTFDLNFFSKEFKPEKEYNALFNSPAKPLFNRALNAYDPGSVWKIVTALAGLESGKFPPETSLETKPCITYGSQCFREHNDLGFGTIGYEDALRVSSNTFFYQIGYGVGVDEIYNVSKKLGFAALSGIEISEQENVGLVASSQWAKKGRGWGEPGRTPWVPEDIASMSIGQFVVQVTPIQIARAYAVIANGGYLVTPHLSKKEDQLLTNQKRIKIDIDPNNLQLVKNGLRKVVESGTGVSINYGVSNLPPVSGKTGTAEDGEGGSDHAWFVCFTPSDKSELLIVAFAQNTPGGGSVHALPMAREILKVWNENK from the coding sequence TTGAAAAATAGTAACTTCAATAATAAGTTCCCCTCTTTTAATAGACAGCCTTTTGTTTTCTATTTAATTACTACTTTTACTTTTTTATTAATATTAATTAGATTAATTTTTCTTCAATTATTAAATCATGAGACTTATAAAAAAATGTCTGATGAAAATAGAATTAGGCTAATTTCTACTCAACCAATTAGAGGGAGGATACTAGATAAAAATGGATTAATATTGGCAGATAGCCGTTTTAAGTACTCTTTAATAATTAAACCTCAATACGTCAGCAAAAAAGCATGGCAGAAATATAAATCAAAGATTTCGAAATTATTCAATATTTCATCTGATTCACTTCAAAAGAAATATTCTGATGGTCTAAAAAATAAAAATTTTTCAATTACTTTATTAGATGATTTAAAAGTTGATCAAGTTATCAAATTTAAAGAAAATGAAAATATCTTAAATGGCTTAGAGATTTCAACAAAAATGATTAGAAATTATCCTTATAAAACTGTTGCTTCTCATGTGATTGGTTATACCCAACCCATTACAGATTCTGAATTTAATATTTTGTCAAAAAAAGGTTATAAATTCAATGATTTAATAGGAAGAACTGGAATTGAGTTTGTTTATGAAGATCATATAAGAGGAGAATGGGGAGGAGAAATGATTGAAGTGAACTCTTCCGGTACTTTTACAAAATCTTTAGGTATTAAACCATCAAAACAAGGGAAAGACCTTGAATTGACAATTGATTTGAATTTACAATTAATCGCTGAAGAAGTGCTTAAAGATAAAAATGGAGGAGCAATAATAGTTATGGATCCTAGAGATGGTGCCATAAGAGCAATGGCTAGTAAACCAACATTTGACTTAAATTTTTTTTCAAAAGAATTTAAACCAGAAAAAGAATATAATGCTCTGTTCAATTCTCCCGCTAAACCATTATTTAATAGAGCTTTAAATGCATATGATCCAGGAAGTGTTTGGAAAATTGTAACTGCTTTAGCTGGTTTAGAAAGTGGAAAGTTTCCTCCTGAAACTTCTTTAGAAACTAAACCTTGTATTACATATGGAAGTCAATGTTTTAGAGAACATAATGACTTAGGGTTCGGAACAATAGGTTATGAAGATGCTTTGCGAGTTTCAAGTAATACTTTTTTTTATCAAATTGGCTATGGCGTAGGTGTAGATGAAATTTATAACGTTTCTAAGAAGCTTGGCTTTGCCGCTCTATCTGGAATCGAAATTTCCGAACAAGAAAATGTAGGTTTAGTTGCAAGTAGTCAATGGGCTAAAAAAGGGAGAGGCTGGGGGGAACCAGGAAGAACTCCTTGGGTTCCAGAAGACATCGCGAGTATGTCTATCGGTCAATTTGTTGTCCAAGTTACGCCTATTCAAATAGCTCGTGCATATGCAGTAATCGCGAATGGTGGCTATTTAGTAACTCCTCATTTATCTAAAAAAGAAGATCAACTTTTAACAAATCAAAAACGTATAAAAATTGATATTGATCCAAATAATCTTCAGCTAGTAAAAAATGGTTTAAGGAAAGTAGTTGAATCTGGAACAGGGGTTTCTATCAATTATGGGGTATCTAATCTTCCTCCAGTTTCGGGTAAAACTGGTACTGCTGAAGATGGAGAAGGAGGTTCAGATCATGCATGGTTTGTTTGCTTTACTCCTTCAGATAAAAGTGAGTTGTTAATAGTTGCTTTTGCACAAAATACGCCTGGTGGAGGATCTGTACATGCACTACCTATGGCTAGGGAAATTTTAAAAGTTTGGAATGAAAATAAATAA
- a CDS encoding NADPH-dependent FMN reductase produces the protein MPNSKDLIIISASCGKNLELSKKFQEKSNELKFNSEILDLTTFDVPLFNPRIHKKENIPVEIIEIKEKLFATEKWIICAPEYNGSIPPILSNLIAWLSVSGDDFRNLFNGQPIAIATFSGGVGLELLTSLRIQLVHLGSQVLGRQLLSSFSKPVDIKTIEDILQRLSQMKKLKV, from the coding sequence ATGCCTAATTCAAAAGATCTAATAATCATTTCAGCAAGTTGTGGAAAAAATCTAGAACTTTCAAAAAAATTTCAAGAAAAAAGTAATGAACTTAAATTCAATTCTGAAATTTTGGATCTTACTACTTTTGATGTACCGTTATTCAATCCACGAATTCACAAAAAAGAAAATATTCCTGTCGAAATAATTGAAATAAAAGAAAAGCTTTTTGCTACAGAAAAATGGATTATATGTGCTCCTGAATATAACGGTTCGATACCTCCAATTCTTTCTAATCTCATTGCATGGCTGTCCGTATCAGGAGATGATTTTAGAAATTTATTTAATGGTCAGCCAATTGCAATTGCAACTTTTTCTGGTGGAGTCGGATTAGAATTATTAACATCATTAAGAATTCAATTAGTACATTTAGGAAGTCAAGTTTTGGGCAGACAGCTATTGTCTTCATTTAGTAAACCAGTGGATATAAAAACAATAGAAGATATACTTCAACGACTATCACAAATGAAAAAATTAAAAGTATAA
- the cbiD gene encoding cobalt-precorrin-5B (C(1))-methyltransferase CbiD, producing MKKGFSLPLWVTGAAKSAIKKLIGLPFEDYELIKIPKEKNLIKIKVHSAGLINEESQALGISFVDSGLDLDLTQNLEIWTIASLEKTYKTSNRPLDRINIIPGYGVGIDQKTSKICISDFAQKLLVENLLNIIPEGYTLNLEIVFPNGKFLAERTSNKSFGIVEGLSIIGTSAETFASASPDQLQNAKAQLKQIIANKVCDTIIFVIGENGLNLATSSNIKFPIIKVGNWIGPLLVDAAIQKIKTVILFGYHGKLIKLAGGIFHTHNHLADARIEILVYLAVKEEVPLEIIQKLSQSNTVEDALLVLESFSLSMADKLWNKLSDTIEKRSTEYINRYTKTDMKVGAIIFDRNRKIRWSGNNSKDYISAFKGF from the coding sequence TTGAAAAAAGGATTTTCTTTACCTTTATGGGTAACTGGAGCTGCTAAGTCAGCAATAAAAAAATTAATAGGATTACCATTTGAAGATTATGAATTAATTAAAATTCCAAAAGAAAAAAATTTAATAAAAATCAAGGTTCATTCTGCTGGGCTAATTAATGAAGAGTCTCAAGCCCTTGGAATTTCATTTGTAGATTCTGGATTGGATCTTGATTTAACACAAAACTTAGAAATATGGACAATCGCTTCTTTAGAAAAAACTTATAAGACAAGTAATAGACCATTAGATCGAATCAATATTATTCCTGGTTACGGAGTTGGTATCGATCAAAAGACCTCTAAGATCTGCATTTCTGATTTTGCTCAAAAATTATTAGTTGAAAATTTATTAAATATCATTCCAGAAGGATATACACTGAATCTAGAAATTGTATTCCCAAATGGAAAATTTTTAGCCGAAAGAACTAGTAATAAATCATTTGGAATTGTTGAAGGGCTTTCAATTATAGGTACTAGCGCTGAAACTTTTGCAAGTGCTTCACCTGATCAATTACAAAATGCAAAAGCTCAGCTAAAACAAATTATTGCTAATAAAGTTTGTGACACAATTATTTTTGTTATCGGTGAAAATGGCTTAAATTTAGCAACAAGTTCTAATATCAAATTTCCTATTATTAAAGTAGGTAATTGGATAGGACCATTATTAGTTGATGCTGCTATACAAAAGATTAAAACAGTAATCCTTTTTGGTTATCATGGCAAATTAATTAAATTAGCTGGAGGAATTTTTCATACTCATAATCATTTAGCAGATGCAAGAATTGAAATTCTTGTGTATTTAGCTGTAAAAGAAGAAGTTCCATTAGAAATAATTCAAAAATTATCACAATCAAATACGGTTGAAGATGCATTGTTAGTTCTTGAAAGTTTTAGTCTTTCTATGGCTGACAAACTATGGAATAAATTATCAGATACTATTGAAAAGCGCTCTACAGAATATATAAATAGATATACAAAAACAGATATGAAAGTTGGAGCAATTATCTTTGATAGAAATAGAAAAATTCGTTGGTCAGGTAACAATAGTAAAGACTATATTTCTGCTTTTAAAGGTTTCTAA